A single region of the Nicotiana sylvestris chromosome 6, ASM39365v2, whole genome shotgun sequence genome encodes:
- the LOC104228875 gene encoding uncharacterized protein, with protein MSSGDWMCAACQHINFKKRDACQRCSCPKYATPADVAMYGLNKTEVLAGDWYCSAMNCGSHNYASRTNCYRCGALKSDYYGIGAGMMASTGYGYDASSVPGWKSGDWICSGLGCGMHNYASRAECYKCKTPRDFGGDLRESNLY; from the exons ATGAGCAGTGGAGATTGGATGTGTGCTGCATGCCAACATATAAATTTCAAGAAAAGGGATGCATGCCAACGATGCAGCTGCCCTAAATATGCAACGCCGGCTGATGTTGCCATGTATGGACTAAACAAAACAGAAGTCTTAGCCGGAGACTGGTATTGCAGTGCCATGAACTGTGGTTCTCACAACTATGCGAGTCGAACAAACTGCTATAGATGTGGTGCCTTAAAAAGCGATTATTATGGGATTGGGGCAGGAATGATGGCATCAACAGGTTATGGATATGATGCAAGTTCTGTTCCTGGCTGGAAGAGTGGTGATTGGATATGCAGCGG ATTAGGATGTGGTATGCACAACTACGCCAGTAGAGCAGAATGTTATAAATGCAAAACACCTAGGGATTTTG GAGGTGATCTGAGAGAAAGTAATTTATATTGA